The proteins below come from a single Streptomyces sp. B3I8 genomic window:
- a CDS encoding DUF5925 domain-containing protein, which produces MPANPPEKPQPQPRPQPQEHPAQPYGNPYDALPIRLNVDDSDSPSDVVDALFLGRFATGEQPCSHAANIDRVRSGATLLPPGARVLRTARDDDRSATLAEGDGWTMLISRWNRGADVTVTATTADLAEKVLAQATDGAADEPEPQPENVTMGFWYVSPRRGPHRTTRRISAGTWEEVRGNYTAPVAEAMDRLMKTTPEDIAGRLLLLHGPPGTGKTSALRTLARSWRDWCQVDCVLDPERLFSDVGYLMDIAIGEEDAGGKGRWRLLLLEDCDELIRGEARHVAGQALSRLLNLTDGLLGQGRNVLVGVTTNEDLERLHPAVVRPGRCLARIEVGPLTRPEALGWLGPEFPDRDRTVARDGATLAELYALRRGTTPTSVPDQRDRESGLYL; this is translated from the coding sequence ATGCCCGCGAACCCGCCCGAAAAGCCGCAGCCTCAGCCGCGACCGCAACCGCAGGAGCACCCGGCGCAGCCGTACGGCAACCCGTACGACGCCCTGCCGATCCGGCTCAACGTCGACGACTCCGACTCCCCGTCCGACGTCGTCGACGCGCTGTTCCTCGGCCGCTTCGCGACGGGCGAGCAGCCCTGCTCCCACGCGGCCAACATCGACCGGGTGCGCTCGGGCGCCACCCTGCTCCCGCCGGGCGCCCGCGTCCTGCGCACGGCCCGGGACGACGACCGCAGCGCGACCCTCGCCGAGGGCGACGGCTGGACGATGCTGATCTCCCGCTGGAACCGGGGCGCCGACGTCACGGTGACCGCGACCACCGCCGACCTGGCGGAGAAGGTGCTGGCCCAGGCGACGGACGGCGCGGCCGACGAACCGGAGCCGCAGCCGGAGAACGTGACGATGGGGTTCTGGTACGTCTCCCCGCGGCGCGGCCCGCACCGCACCACGCGCCGCATCTCCGCGGGTACGTGGGAGGAGGTGCGGGGCAACTACACCGCGCCGGTGGCCGAGGCGATGGACCGGCTGATGAAGACGACCCCGGAGGACATCGCGGGCCGGCTGCTCCTGCTGCACGGCCCGCCGGGGACGGGCAAGACCTCCGCGCTGCGCACGCTGGCCCGGTCGTGGCGGGACTGGTGCCAGGTGGACTGCGTGCTGGACCCCGAGCGGCTGTTCAGCGACGTCGGATACCTGATGGACATCGCGATCGGCGAGGAGGACGCGGGTGGCAAGGGGCGGTGGCGGCTGCTGCTCCTGGAGGACTGCGACGAGCTGATCCGCGGCGAGGCCCGGCATGTGGCGGGCCAGGCGCTGTCCCGGCTGCTGAACCTCACGGACGGGCTGCTGGGCCAGGGCCGCAACGTACTGGTCGGCGTCACGACCAACGAGGACCTGGAGCGCCTCCACCCGGCCGTGGTCCGCCCCGGCCGCTGTCTGGCCCGGATCGAGGTGGGCCCCCTGACCCGCCCCGAGGCACTCGGCTGGCTGGGCCCGGAGTTCCCCGACCGCGACCGGACCGTCGCCCGCGACGGCGCCACCCTGGCAGAGCTCTACGCCCTCCGCCGCGGCACGACCCCGACCTCGGTCCCGGACCAACGCGACAGGGAGTCGGGCCTGTACCTGTAG
- a CDS encoding DUF72 domain-containing protein produces the protein MPLFVGTSGWQYKDWRDVLYPPALPTGRWLEEYATHFSTVEINNAFYRLPTRETFERWRTRTPPDFVVAVKASRFLTHIKRLRDPEEPVRRLMTHADGLGDRLGPILLQLPPTLRADPVLLDDCLAHFPAGTRVAVEPRHESWWTPAVREVLTAHAAALCWADVLSRPVTPLWRTADWGYVRFHSGRARRRPHYGRQSLSSWVHRIGEAWPDEADVYAYFNNDPRGAAVLDAMLFARTARAAGRTVTRTPHHLPPLRPRPPR, from the coding sequence ATGCCCCTCTTCGTCGGCACCTCCGGCTGGCAGTACAAGGACTGGCGCGACGTCCTCTACCCCCCGGCGCTCCCCACCGGCCGCTGGCTGGAGGAGTACGCCACCCACTTCAGCACCGTGGAGATCAACAACGCCTTCTACCGCCTCCCCACCCGCGAGACCTTCGAACGCTGGCGCACCCGCACCCCGCCCGACTTCGTCGTCGCCGTGAAGGCGAGCCGCTTCCTCACCCACATCAAGCGCCTCCGCGACCCCGAGGAACCCGTACGCCGCCTGATGACCCACGCCGACGGCCTGGGTGACCGCCTGGGCCCGATCCTGCTCCAACTGCCGCCCACCCTCCGCGCCGACCCCGTCCTCCTCGACGACTGCCTGGCCCACTTCCCCGCCGGCACCCGCGTCGCCGTCGAACCGCGCCACGAGTCCTGGTGGACCCCGGCCGTCCGCGAGGTCCTCACCGCGCACGCCGCCGCCCTGTGCTGGGCGGACGTCCTCTCCCGCCCGGTCACCCCGCTGTGGCGCACCGCCGACTGGGGGTACGTCCGCTTCCACTCCGGCCGCGCCCGCCGCCGGCCGCACTACGGCCGGCAGTCCCTGTCGAGCTGGGTGCACCGGATCGGCGAGGCGTGGCCCGACGAGGCGGACGTGTACGCCTACTTCAACAACGACCCGCGGGGCGCGGCCGTCCTGGACGCGATGCTGTTCGCCCGGACGGCGCGGGCGGCGGGCCGGACAGTGACCCGCACCCCCCACCACCTGCCTCCACTGCGCCCCCGGCCCCCACGCTGA
- a CDS encoding GntR family transcriptional regulator, whose product MSLKIDIIDSTEGGAPYEQVRARIAEQARSGVLPVGYRLPTVRGLAETLGLAANTVAKAYRALEADGVIETRGRNGTYVAAAGSAAERTAATAAQEYAERVRRLGLGEDDALAAVRDALRAAYGE is encoded by the coding sequence GTGAGCCTGAAGATCGACATCATCGACAGTACGGAGGGCGGCGCGCCCTACGAGCAGGTGCGCGCCCGGATCGCCGAGCAGGCACGGTCGGGGGTGCTGCCGGTGGGCTACCGGCTGCCGACCGTGCGCGGGCTCGCCGAGACCCTCGGCCTCGCCGCGAACACCGTCGCCAAGGCCTACCGGGCGCTGGAGGCCGACGGCGTGATCGAGACGCGGGGGCGCAACGGCACGTATGTCGCCGCCGCCGGCTCCGCCGCGGAGCGGACCGCCGCGACGGCCGCGCAGGAGTACGCCGAGCGGGTGCGGCGGCTGGGGCTGGGGGAGGACGACGCGCTGGCCGCCGTACGGGACGCCCTGCGGGCGGCGTACGGGGAGTGA
- a CDS encoding GNAT family N-acetyltransferase: MTPNPAVTVYDLRPDAAEDCEAFARIREEALPFILLTGESLAYDLRHAHPDAHYQPLLASVDGEAVGSAQVGVVHDSPKPGQAYLNVYVRPDHEGRGAGTALVRTAEERLRGLGVTEVFSWVLDTPADRAFAERRGYRSSRSAHFLRLDLTDGSLPPLQSPPPGVEVLPGTDFAADPRPLFALDAETLADEPSDVDYEMTDYENWLRGTWNHPLTSQELTSVVLVDGRPAAFTMARTNGGTRYGTVMTGTARAYRGRGLAKLAKNDSLHRARAAGLTEALTGNDHGNEPMLAVNKWFGYEICATEVRHVRTLG; the protein is encoded by the coding sequence ATGACTCCCAACCCCGCCGTGACCGTGTACGACCTGCGCCCCGACGCCGCCGAGGACTGCGAGGCCTTCGCCCGCATCCGCGAGGAGGCGCTCCCCTTCATCCTGCTGACCGGCGAATCCCTCGCGTACGACCTGCGCCACGCGCATCCCGACGCCCACTATCAGCCGCTGCTGGCGAGCGTGGACGGAGAGGCGGTGGGCTCGGCCCAGGTCGGCGTGGTGCACGACAGTCCGAAGCCCGGCCAGGCGTACCTCAACGTGTACGTGCGCCCGGACCACGAGGGCCGTGGCGCGGGCACCGCCTTGGTGCGGACCGCCGAAGAACGGCTGCGGGGCCTGGGGGTCACGGAGGTGTTCTCCTGGGTGCTGGACACGCCCGCGGACCGCGCGTTCGCCGAGCGGCGCGGCTACCGGTCGAGCCGCTCGGCGCACTTCCTCCGGCTCGACCTGACGGACGGCTCCCTGCCGCCGCTGCAGTCCCCGCCGCCCGGCGTGGAGGTGCTCCCCGGCACGGACTTCGCCGCCGACCCGCGTCCGCTGTTCGCACTCGACGCGGAGACGCTGGCGGACGAGCCCAGCGACGTCGACTACGAGATGACGGACTACGAGAACTGGCTGCGGGGGACGTGGAACCACCCGCTGACCAGCCAGGAGCTCACGTCGGTGGTGCTCGTCGACGGCCGCCCGGCGGCGTTCACCATGGCCCGCACGAACGGCGGCACCCGCTACGGCACGGTCATGACGGGCACCGCCCGCGCGTACCGGGGCCGGGGCCTGGCCAAACTCGCCAAGAACGACTCCCTGCACCGCGCCCGTGCCGCCGGACTCACCGAGGCCCTGACGGGCAACGACCACGGCAACGAGCCGATGCTGGCCGTCAACAAGTGGTTCGGGTACGAGATCTGCGCCACGGAGGTACGCCATGTCCGCACCCTCGGCTGA
- a CDS encoding bifunctional 2-polyprenyl-6-hydroxyphenol methylase/3-demethylubiquinol 3-O-methyltransferase UbiG: MHTHGEGEASFGDDWEALAAVFDDEPDHGLGDPRVRAAWAARMRCWLPGSPGDLLDLGCGTGSLSLLAAEAGHRITGVDASPAMLDRARAKLAGRDAEFLLGDAAAPPVGGRRFDTVLVRHVLWTLPDPAAALRHWHGLLRPGGRMVLVEGVWGTVSPVGIAADRVTGLLAPLTGETVVERLSDDPRLWGREVADERYAVVAIR; the protein is encoded by the coding sequence ATGCACACCCACGGTGAGGGAGAAGCGTCCTTCGGTGACGACTGGGAGGCGCTGGCCGCCGTCTTCGACGACGAGCCGGACCACGGGCTGGGCGATCCGCGGGTCCGCGCCGCCTGGGCCGCAAGGATGCGGTGCTGGCTGCCCGGCAGCCCCGGTGACCTGCTCGATCTCGGCTGCGGCACGGGCAGCCTGTCGCTGCTCGCCGCCGAGGCGGGGCACCGGATCACCGGTGTCGACGCGTCCCCGGCCATGCTCGACCGGGCCCGCGCCAAGCTCGCCGGGCGGGACGCGGAGTTCCTGCTCGGGGACGCGGCGGCGCCGCCCGTGGGCGGGCGGCGGTTCGACACGGTGCTCGTCCGCCATGTGCTGTGGACCCTGCCCGACCCGGCGGCCGCCCTGCGGCACTGGCACGGCCTGCTCCGGCCCGGCGGCCGGATGGTGCTGGTCGAAGGCGTGTGGGGCACGGTGAGCCCGGTCGGCATCGCTGCGGACCGGGTCACCGGGCTGCTGGCACCCCTCACCGGGGAAACGGTGGTGGAGCGGCTGTCGGACGACCCCCGGCTGTGGGGGAGGGAGGTGGCGGACGAGCGGTACGCGGTGGTGGCGATCAGGTGA
- a CDS encoding lytic polysaccharide monooxygenase has product MPARRRRHAAVLALVGGAPLALTALAATPAAAHGTMGDPVSRVAQCYAEGPESPKSAACKAVVAAGGTQALYDWNGIRIGDAAGQHRTLIPDGKLCSADNEEFKGLDLARTDWPATSVKSGAYTFKYRVTAPHKGTFKVYVTKAGYDPAKPLAWEDLDLDHPVATSTDPSPVNGFYTFSGTLPQRSGKQLLYAIWQRSDSPEAFYSCSDVDFGGGNRGAGNDNSDGNGGSKGSAPAPAASAPTDRQIAAGAHKSMIEHHGHGDNDARTSAEPRRADATAGTGTGTAAGGTAAEDTAANRPAADGTAENLAETGADGHTAYVAIGGAAALALGAAALFASVRRRATPTGRHGR; this is encoded by the coding sequence ATGCCCGCACGCCGCCGTCGCCATGCCGCCGTACTCGCCCTCGTCGGCGGCGCCCCCCTCGCTCTGACCGCCCTCGCCGCCACCCCGGCCGCCGCGCACGGCACGATGGGCGACCCGGTCAGCCGGGTGGCCCAGTGCTACGCCGAGGGCCCGGAGTCCCCGAAGTCCGCCGCCTGCAAGGCGGTCGTCGCCGCCGGGGGCACCCAGGCGCTCTACGACTGGAACGGCATCCGCATCGGCGACGCCGCCGGACAGCACCGGACCCTCATCCCCGACGGCAAGCTGTGCAGCGCCGACAACGAGGAGTTCAAGGGCCTGGACCTGGCCCGCACCGACTGGCCCGCCACCTCCGTGAAGAGCGGCGCGTACACCTTCAAGTACCGCGTCACCGCGCCCCACAAGGGCACCTTCAAGGTCTACGTCACCAAGGCCGGTTACGACCCCGCCAAGCCCCTGGCCTGGGAGGACCTGGACCTCGACCACCCCGTGGCGACCTCCACCGACCCGTCCCCCGTCAACGGCTTCTACACCTTCTCCGGCACGCTTCCCCAGCGTTCCGGGAAGCAGTTGCTCTACGCGATCTGGCAGCGCTCGGACAGCCCGGAGGCGTTCTACTCCTGCTCCGACGTCGACTTCGGCGGAGGCAACCGCGGCGCCGGCAACGACAACAGCGACGGGAACGGCGGGTCGAAGGGATCGGCCCCCGCCCCGGCCGCCTCCGCGCCCACCGACCGGCAGATCGCGGCCGGTGCCCACAAGTCGATGATCGAACACCACGGCCACGGCGACAACGACGCCCGCACCTCGGCGGAGCCCCGCCGCGCCGACGCCACGGCCGGCACGGGTACCGGCACCGCGGCGGGCGGCACCGCCGCCGAGGACACCGCGGCCAACCGGCCCGCGGCCGACGGCACCGCCGAGAACCTCGCCGAGACCGGCGCCGACGGACACACGGCGTACGTCGCGATCGGTGGCGCCGCCGCCCTCGCTCTCGGCGCGGCCGCCCTCTTCGCCTCGGTCCGCCGCCGCGCGACCCCCACGGGCCGCCACGGCCGCTGA
- a CDS encoding MarR family winged helix-turn-helix transcriptional regulator, producing MENSEALALSAALLAAAGDLTQRIHAGVLARGFEGLRPAHGFAFSRIAPDGATVTDLAAHLGVTKQAASQLVDELARKGYVERRPHPQDARARLVVLTGSGWACARAAEEAAAEAVRPWAELLGEQGARALRTALLTVAPGGPVRPTW from the coding sequence GTGGAGAACTCCGAGGCCCTGGCCCTGTCCGCCGCCCTGCTCGCCGCCGCCGGTGATCTCACCCAGCGCATCCACGCGGGTGTGCTCGCCCGGGGCTTCGAAGGACTGCGGCCCGCCCACGGGTTCGCGTTCAGCCGGATCGCCCCGGACGGGGCGACGGTCACCGACCTCGCCGCGCACCTCGGAGTCACCAAGCAGGCCGCCAGCCAGCTCGTCGACGAACTGGCGCGCAAGGGCTACGTCGAACGACGACCGCACCCGCAGGACGCGCGGGCGCGGCTCGTGGTGCTGACCGGAAGCGGCTGGGCCTGTGCGCGGGCCGCGGAGGAGGCGGCGGCGGAGGCGGTGCGGCCCTGGGCCGAACTACTGGGGGAGCAGGGCGCGCGCGCCCTGCGCACCGCGCTGCTGACGGTGGCGCCCGGCGGGCCGGTACGACCCACCTGGTGA
- a CDS encoding cupin domain-containing protein, whose product MPVVRQSEAVTHEIHGARFVSHAAPRTGSKELCAWRGEIPAGTKAPTHTVDREEIFHLLDGELLITLDGRTERVVAGDTVIVTPGAAFGVENPTDRTAVSWVTTTIGLEAELADGTRLTPPWAN is encoded by the coding sequence ATGCCCGTCGTCCGTCAGTCCGAGGCCGTGACCCACGAGATCCACGGCGCACGCTTCGTCTCCCACGCCGCACCGCGCACCGGCAGCAAGGAGCTGTGCGCCTGGCGGGGCGAGATCCCCGCCGGGACGAAGGCACCGACGCACACCGTCGACCGGGAGGAGATCTTCCATCTGCTCGACGGCGAACTGCTCATCACCCTGGACGGACGGACCGAGCGGGTCGTCGCGGGCGACACCGTGATCGTCACCCCGGGTGCGGCCTTCGGCGTCGAGAACCCCACCGACCGCACGGCCGTCTCCTGGGTCACCACCACCATCGGCCTGGAGGCCGAGCTCGCCGACGGCACCCGGCTCACCCCGCCCTGGGCCAACTGA